Proteins from a single region of Punica granatum isolate Tunisia-2019 chromosome 8, ASM765513v2, whole genome shotgun sequence:
- the LOC116186994 gene encoding kinesin-like protein KIN-14M isoform X1 — MKNPRPLSGRSCERSCSTKSWVRPLISNESSAEGQQHISYLTSIDALGRGIDIMHNGQKVSFIFDKVFKTEASQAEVFLEISELVQSALDGHKVCMFAYGQTGSGKTYTMIGKPGSPEEKGLIPRCIDQIFQMKHSLLSLGWKYNLKVSMLEIYKEDIFDLLVPKRSYSTDVQMASPSKRYGIKHDQYGNIEVSGLTIVDVCIENEVSNLLRLAAMRRSTGKTKMNQQSSRSHFVFTLRVSGVNERTQQNVEGVLNLIDLASSARFSKSEVTEVQLKETQAINKSLFHLRKAISSLANKEGHVPFRDSKLTYILQPCLCGDSKALMFVNISSDPTSSGESLCSLRFAENVNTCELRGRRLYGNWHGV; from the exons ATGAAGAATCCAAGGCCATTGAGCGGGAGGAGTTGCGAAAGAAGTTGCTCAACAAAATCTTG GGTTCGGCCTCTTATTTCCAATGAGAGCAGTGCAGAAGGGCAACAACATATATCATACCTGACATCCATAGATGCGCTTGGCAGGGGGATTGACATTATGCATAATG GGCAAAAAGTTTCTTTCATATTCGATAAGGTCTTTAAGACTGAGGCATCACAAGCGGAagtttttttggaaatttcaGAGCTTGTCCAAAGTGCTCTTGATGGCCATAAG GTTTGTATGTTTGCTTATGGGCAAACTGGTTCAGGCAAAACTTATACTATGATAGGTAAACCAGGATCTCCGGAAGAGAAGGGTCTGATACCTCGTTGTATCGATCAAATTTTTCAGATGAAGCACTCTCTGCTCTCACTGGGTTGGAAGTACAATCTTAAG GTCTCAATGTTGGAAATCTATAAAGAAGACATCTTTGACTTGTTGGTGCCAAAGAGATCATACAGCACCGATGTGCAGATGGCTTCTCCTTCAAAACGATATGGGATCAAGCATGACCAATATGGAAATATTGAAGTCTCGGGTTTGACAATCGTTGATGTTTGCATCGAGAATGAAGTATCAAATCTTTTAAGATTGGCTGCTATGAGGAG ATCCACTGGAAAAACTAAGATGAATCAACAATCTTCAAGAAGTCATTTTGTTTTCACCTTGCGAGTCTCTGGAGTTAATGAG AGAACTCAACAAAATGTCGAAGGTGTTCTCAACCTCATTGACCTCGCGAGTAGCGCGCGTTTCTCTAAAAGCGAGGTCACCGAAGTACAATTGAAGGAAACCCAA GCAATCAACAAGAGTTTATTTCACTTGAGGAAGGCCATATCTTCTTTGGCAAACAAAGAGGGGCATGTGCCTTTCCGGGACTCGAAACTCACATATATACTTCAG CCTTGTCTCTGTGGTGACTCGAAGGCCTTGATGTTTGTTAACATCTCGTCAGACCCCACCTCTTCAGGAGAGTCACTCTGCTCCTTACGATTTGCTGAGAATGTGAACACATGTGAGCTTAGGGGTCGACGCCTTTACGGGAATTGGCATGGAGTGTAG
- the LOC116186994 gene encoding kinesin-like protein KIN-14C isoform X2 yields the protein MHNGQKVSFIFDKVFKTEASQAEVFLEISELVQSALDGHKVCMFAYGQTGSGKTYTMIGKPGSPEEKGLIPRCIDQIFQMKHSLLSLGWKYNLKVSMLEIYKEDIFDLLVPKRSYSTDVQMASPSKRYGIKHDQYGNIEVSGLTIVDVCIENEVSNLLRLAAMRRSTGKTKMNQQSSRSHFVFTLRVSGVNERTQQNVEGVLNLIDLASSARFSKSEVTEVQLKETQAINKSLFHLRKAISSLANKEGHVPFRDSKLTYILQPCLCGDSKALMFVNISSDPTSSGESLCSLRFAENVNTCELRGRRLYGNWHGV from the exons ATGCATAATG GGCAAAAAGTTTCTTTCATATTCGATAAGGTCTTTAAGACTGAGGCATCACAAGCGGAagtttttttggaaatttcaGAGCTTGTCCAAAGTGCTCTTGATGGCCATAAG GTTTGTATGTTTGCTTATGGGCAAACTGGTTCAGGCAAAACTTATACTATGATAGGTAAACCAGGATCTCCGGAAGAGAAGGGTCTGATACCTCGTTGTATCGATCAAATTTTTCAGATGAAGCACTCTCTGCTCTCACTGGGTTGGAAGTACAATCTTAAG GTCTCAATGTTGGAAATCTATAAAGAAGACATCTTTGACTTGTTGGTGCCAAAGAGATCATACAGCACCGATGTGCAGATGGCTTCTCCTTCAAAACGATATGGGATCAAGCATGACCAATATGGAAATATTGAAGTCTCGGGTTTGACAATCGTTGATGTTTGCATCGAGAATGAAGTATCAAATCTTTTAAGATTGGCTGCTATGAGGAG ATCCACTGGAAAAACTAAGATGAATCAACAATCTTCAAGAAGTCATTTTGTTTTCACCTTGCGAGTCTCTGGAGTTAATGAG AGAACTCAACAAAATGTCGAAGGTGTTCTCAACCTCATTGACCTCGCGAGTAGCGCGCGTTTCTCTAAAAGCGAGGTCACCGAAGTACAATTGAAGGAAACCCAA GCAATCAACAAGAGTTTATTTCACTTGAGGAAGGCCATATCTTCTTTGGCAAACAAAGAGGGGCATGTGCCTTTCCGGGACTCGAAACTCACATATATACTTCAG CCTTGTCTCTGTGGTGACTCGAAGGCCTTGATGTTTGTTAACATCTCGTCAGACCCCACCTCTTCAGGAGAGTCACTCTGCTCCTTACGATTTGCTGAGAATGTGAACACATGTGAGCTTAGGGGTCGACGCCTTTACGGGAATTGGCATGGAGTGTAG
- the LOC116187748 gene encoding uncharacterized protein LOC116187748, which translates to MQGKGIWSTGLTLLSRVADVIGSEGWRWKPRKTAMLSVIQEKVSHIIPGDREDRIIWSAHPKGILTVARTWDFIRDKMAEVEWHRLLWTSPLIPRHCFISWLAIRGRLSTLDRISRWKKDISSSCVLCGTEEEKRDHIFFSCPFSTDVWVKILLMNGENRSCRLSWHAYIYNIWKARNDRTFHDIVALKEKVLACVKQAMKCRIMGMPKLDSSIRTEEQRLLLAAWSKAYSAKKKYNEEFRTQ; encoded by the exons ATGCAGGGCAAAGGGATATGGAGTACAGGTCTCACTCTTTTGTCAAGAGTTGCAGATGTTATTGGTAGCGAGGGATGGAGATGGAAGCCAAGGAAGACTGCAATGCTCTCTGTCATCCAGGAAAAAGTAAGTCATATCATTCCTGGTGACAGAGAGGATAGGATTATTTGGAGTGCTCACCCAAAAGGCATTCTTACCGTGGCTAGGACTTGGGATTTCATTCGAGACAAGATGGCTGAAGTGGAATGGCACAGGCTACTTTGGACATCTCCTCTTATTCCAAGACATTGTTTCATTTCATGGCTCGCCATCAGAGGTAGGCTGTCCACTTTGGATAGAATATCAAGATGGAAGAAGGACATTAGCTCCTCATGTGTTCTCTGTGGAActgaggaggagaagagagatCATATCTTTTTCAGTTGCCCTTTCTCTACTGATGTTTGGGTGAAGATTTTGCTGATGAATGGTGAAAACAGGAGCTGCAG ACTTTCATGGCATGCATACATCTACAACATTTGGAAGGCCAGAAATGATAGAACTTTTCATGACATTGTAGCATTGAAGGAGAAGGTTCTGGCTTGTGTTAAGCAGGCAATGAAGTGCAGGATTATGGGAATGCCTAAACTGGACAGTAGTATAAGAACTGAGGAGCAGAGACTTTTGCTTGCTGCTTGGAGCAAAGCTTattcagcgaaaaaaaaatataatgaagaGTTTCGAACTCAATGA